The genome window aaaataaaatagcgtatacattgtaatagtagtagtagaagtacagtaaaccctcgatataacggacccgcttataacggatttcggatataacggacaaggtcagacggTCAGAAATTCACGGGGACCgaccgagaatagtttttgaaccacccTCTTCCGGTAACTACACAAGCGTCTGTTGGTCACCTCGCCCTCCCTTTATCTGGTGCCCCATCCTTCGGTTACTGTAATCTTTTTCatcccacctgatgaaatattttcctcctcgtggTTTGCATTCAAATGGAGAAGATATTTATACCAAAAAAAGTCTAGTGCATCAATCCAGgatgtaaatgtaatggaaaatagccaactgtttgtgagtgtcggtactgacacagctCAAGGGGTCGAGGAGGCTATGCCCCCAGTAGGGTAGGTTATGTTTAGTTATGTTCGGtaagtttaaatttattcggcacttGGTGTTGGGCGCGGAAATACGCAGCGAGGGACGTGACATGgcggccggtgttgcgagaaatacctcctcgaaGAAATGAGTCGTTCTGCTGTACACTTcgcatgcgcactgggggaatacacggcaggaaaaaaaacattaatttgcctggttttgttctagtttgtccacttgtgatctttgtgagcggtgagtgaaatatagaaactgtaagcaagttgaacatctctctgcgagttattttgcggctgcagcggCGAGCGGCGACTTGTGTACGTAAAAGtaaatcatttaatgatttgtgacagatgcagttatcagattatttcataacactcCGAAaactacaaacaaaaaaaaccagTTTCGTCTGTCAGTGCGATACTGGCGCACTTGTACCAATACCCATAACAATACGGCCCCCCTgcagggccccactgccaacttggcagcctcagtgcctctcGGTCCATCGCCAAGTATGCTATGCGGTTATTCAGACAACGTgcacacaaaatacacaatgaAAAAAACTATATACCTACGTGTATTAGCTTCGTCGGTATTATTTTAAaattttttcaaattttcgccgCTTATAACGGACTTTGGGCATTAACGGACTAAGCTCCCCCCCAgttagtccgttatatcgagggtttactgtagtagtagtagcagtagtagtagtagtagtcatatgtGATCCTAAACacagcctcctccctcccttcctgcagcTCCCGCGGGGTGTGTCGCCTTCACAGGGATTGTTACCCGTTGCTGCGCCTTCCAAACCTGTCCCCGAAGGAAGGATGGGTCATCGGGCTCTACGACAGCTGCCCACTCAACCACGAGGgctccctggtgtgtgtgtgtgtctgtgtgtgtgtgtgtgtgtgtgtgtgtgtgtgctatagtcagtcaataagtcaagTGAGAGCCTCCAGGACACAAATTACATAACCACGCCCTCACCCAACCAAATGACGAGTCGTTAGTCAAATCTTGAGTCTGTGAAGAGGTCCCCAGGACCGAAAATATCCACCGTCTCACTCAAGCTCTTGTCTGGGTTACCAAGGTGCAAGAATGTATGTGGTGCATTAACGGAGGAGTATTTCGTCCATATAACAAGCTCCCCGTTCTTTTGAATGTATTTCCTAAAGTGACCTAGACATCAGTTCCAACGATATCAGTACGCCAGATCTCATTCCGTACGAGCTTTCAATGAATCACCTTTAAAGCTTATTGGGTTCATCGAACATTGAACTATCTTGGTAATAGTGTGGCGCAAGTAGgccaataaaaaaatacaattgcAAGTAAAGTATGTGTAATTCATCAAAGGTGTAAAGCACTCCAAAAACTGCcaccgtttttttgttttgttttttggtaaTAACGGTCATTTCTTAATGCAAGAGAGCTTGAACTAATGCCGTTAGtctcaaaaaaaatataaacgaggTAGTTCCCGCCGTGACCTGGCTTGAACGCATGCCTGGTGGAGGGAAAGTCAGCAAAAGTTTACAACCGTTGCTTGATTGACGAGTCCATTTCTTTGACACAGAAATGCAAATATGTAGTATCGAACGTTTCGCTATTCAAACCGTTTGCAGTTCATAATTTAAGCGCATGATCAGCAAAATATGCTAGATAAAATCAGATTTTCCACTGCAACAGGCAAGCGTTTCGTTCTCTTGGTTGATGAATGGCGGAAGAGTCAGTATAGCTATAAACAAGGTTAAAATAGCCATTTAACGCCAAATATGCCAGTTGGTTACCGAGTGATGAACAGGTAGCCGTCATGCTATATGAATCAGTGCAGTGGCAGACTCATAGGGCTTCATATGAGCATATGATCTTTATCACGAAGCGTGTGTAAAAGGCAAATTAAAATAAGCAGCGATAACAGGAAAAGACAATAATTAAGACTTACCAGCAGTGCAGGCTAACGGTCGTGATGGCAGTTCCAAGTGGCCGACAGACAGTGTCTTCCCGCATCGCTTGCAACAGCTGAAGgatttaaatgaagaaaaaatcatCAGCCTAGAGAATATAATACAAAAACCTACATATTATATCCTAAATAAAGAAGCCAAAACTTCTCATCTAGATTGTTAAAAAGTATTATGTATaaagtttgcgtgtgtgtgtgtgtgtgtgtgtgtgtgagagagagagagagagagagagatggggggggctGGGTTAGAGTCGTAAATGATGTTGATTCATCCGCTGTAAAGTGAGTCAAGCTACATTCTCACTAATTATATGACTAAAAGAACCGCCAAGTTTCGTGACTCTATGTAAGCATTATCCCGCAGGTATTCGGTGTATGTTGTCCCAAGGACGTGGCGGTGAGTGCAGCGGAGCCCCAGCACATCAACGAGGTGGAGGTTACGGAGACGGCAGAGGTGGGGGAGCAGGCTGACAAGTATATGTTAGTGGAGGGCCGTGATGGGAGACGCGAGCGGGTGGAGGAAGGCCCTGGATTGATGGACAGGAGTCACGTCCAGTTTGTTCCGCCCCGAGGCCTGTCCCTGTCCCGAAGCCCCGCCTATGACTGGTTGAACCAATTCCCCGAGATTATCACTCATCCGCCCTCACACACCAACATGCCCTGGTGGACCACCAAGAAACCCTCCGCCCCCGCCGCTACCACCGCCAACTCATGGTGGACCAGTGCCCCAACAACCACCGCCAACCCATGGTGGACCAGCGCCCCAACAACTACCGCAGACCCCTGGTGGACTACCAAACCACCTACTACAACCGCCGACCCCTGGTGGACCAGCACGACTACCCAAAAGCCGTGGTGGGCCacaacccccgccaccaccacaacaccgcgCCCCGCCCCTACTTCCACCACCTCCCCGTGGTGGGTGCCGCCCAAAACCACCACACCCTGGTGGCATCGGCCCCAGCATAACCCTGAAATAACAGGTGAGCGTCAGGATAATTCACATTTACACCTGTCAACAGTGACTCCCAAGCTGACCTGTATGCCTGCTGAGTGCTCTGGAACCCCAATAATTATATCACACACGTTCCGATTCACTACGGGCTCCATGGCATGAATTTCCCATATTGATAATTAACCCTCAAATCATACTCTTCATTAATTCAAGTTTCCTCGACCATAATGTTATACTGTAAATAGTCTGTTAAAGACTAGATGTCTGCCACGGCTGGGACACTTTTAAAGGTCTCCATCGTCGCTAGTAATTACACATTCCTCCGCAGCCACCACCACAACTGTCGCGCCGCCGGCACCGCCGACCTCCACCCAGGAAAAGGACCCGTGCAAGCCCGGCATCTTTTACTCCGCAGGACCTGACGAGGGCTTCAGGATCAGCGGGGGGGTGCCGGCCGCGCCCCACACCCACCCCTGGATCGTGAGTGTCCATGCTTGTGCCCTATATTCACGTGAAGGCAAGGCGGGACAAGAGCTGGATACATAGTGAAAAGGGGCCTACTAAATATTACTACCTCTGTTAGTAAGTTAATGGCTAAATTCGAAAAAAACTAAGTTTTTATGTCAGGACAACCTACGCAGACCATGCCTTATGAAGCGTCGTGTAAAATGCCAAGTTTACTTCCAGCGACTTAACATGAGTTCTTTGTGCAATTAcgagacgcacacacacaaaaacagggaaataaatgaCTCCCGTGTCCCCCGCATCCTAAACTCCTGTGacgtttccttctcctatctttCACCTTCCTTCGCACACCACACACCTTTACTCGCCTCTCTCCTCACAGGCCGCTCTCTTCAACGGGCCCAAGCAGTTCTGCGGAGGCTCGCTCATTGACTCCACACATATCCTGACCGCTGCCCACTGCGTCGCCCAGTAAGTTTGTTGAGGATGGAGGAGAGGCAGGCGTTATTGATGGGGCCAGGGAAGGGAACTGTGGAAAGGAGAATGATGGAGATAGTTATACTTGACACCACGGATAAAGCTTTAAAATTCAGTTACAGCTATGAATATAATTTATGTGtcaaaagaaaaggatgaatataAATTCATGTGACGTCCATCCATTTTACAGCTTTCAAATTCGatgcctacattttttttttcatatagccAAAGTATCTGCAACCTTACAAACCAAAGCAAGTAAGCATATAAATTAATTAACTAACTAATACAaccagaccttactattattattcatgcttacgatatatatatatatatatatatatatatatatatatatatatataaaaggactTGAGAATATATTTGCTAAACATGGGAagtgacgatatatatatatatatatatatatatatatatatatatatatatatatatatatatatatatatatatatatatatatatatatatatatatatacttgagaATATATTTgctaaacatatatatatatatatatatatatatatatatatatatatatatatatatatatatatatatatatatatatatatatatatatatatatatatatatatatatatatatatatatatatatatatatatatatatatatatatatatatatatatatatatattaccaccaccacacacacacacacagcatgagCCAGATAGACATACAGAACCTTCGCGTGCGGCTCGGGGCTCACAACCTGCTGGCGGTGGAGCGGACGGCGCAGGAGGTGAAGGTGTCGAGGGTCGTGAGGCACAAAGACTACGACTCGAGGAagctggtgagtgtgtgtgtgtgtgtgtgtgtgtgtgttataacctTGGCTACAACTcatttcctccccacccttcaTCTTACCCTCCATCACTCCAATACACCCACACTAcatcaaccccttcctcctccacacccctCATCTTACCCTCACACACCCCACTACACACACTACATCCCTTTAATTCTCTGAACACCCTCGTCTTACCCTGGCGCACCACAACCATACGCTACAACCCTTCATTCCTAGCTCTCGCCTTGTCCGCACCCCTTCCCCTGTtaaatctccctttcctttgcaGTATAACGACGTGGCGATGCTGACGCTGTCCAACCCTGTCGAATACACGAACGAGGTGCGGCCGGTGTGCTTGGACGCTAGTGGAAGGAAATACAACGGAGAGGATGTAACGGTAGCGGGTTGGGGCAGCATGTATGAAGGTCTGTCTACCCTGTGTTCGTTTTGTTGTTAATGATAAGGGAGGAAAAACTATGACCGAAATAAATGGAAAGATATCTGCTCACAAAAAAATACTGTTCTTCTATAGAGATTTGTATTAGGTTAAAGGAGATTATCGATTACGCCGAGGTGCCTAACTACTCACTTCCTGAAATAGTTTAAGTCGTACATCTGCTTCCCGCGTGAGTCTGTTTGATTCTATTAGGTTTACATATTACCGTTTTATGTCTGAAGTTCTTTATACCTCATTTTACTTTCCCTTACTTTATCTGCTTTATATATTTCCGTTTCTTGACCAGTGTTAGCTAACTAGGCCATCTTCATTGTATTCATAAGGTTCTGAACACTCTTTTACTCtgccttccttaccctcttttcATTAACATACGTATTTCTGTTCATTGACCTCTGAGTGCGAGTTAACTAGTCTATTTATATTCTATGGATAAAGGTCTGTCTGCCCCTTTTCTCCGCCTCCCATAATCTTACCTAGTTTACCTTTTACTATTTCTTGACCACTGTGAGCGATCCCACAAAACTATTCCATGGAATGCTTTCCGCGGTAGACACATGTCTACTTTTAATTGTCATTTTTATAAACACTTCCGAGTCCTGTAAAAAATCTCCCCAAAAATGCCTCAACAAAGTATTAACTATTTTTTCATCACCATATATCATCACACATCGCCTTACaacacctctcctttctttttccgccTCTCTCACCAACCAGCACATTGCCCCTCCCCCTTCTACACCCCCTTACAATATATCCTCTACACCCACGCTCTCTTCTCTCAAACCCTTTTCGTCCCTCCACCAGGCGGCCCGCAGCCCTCGGATCTCCACAAGGCTACGTTGCGGGTGGTGAGTCAGCCGGACTGCCGGAACAAGTACGGGCCGGCCGCTCCTGGAGGCATTATCGAGTCGTACCTGTGTGCCGGCACCGGCGGCAAAGACTCCTGCCAGGTGGGTTTGCGGGGGCGGCGTGTGCGGCTTTGTAGACAGAGCTTTAGTCGGTTTGTCACGAGTTAATGCGATAAGAAGTAATGTGATAAAAAGCTTGGTGGGTGATACCGTAGTTAATACTGCTATATGGGAATTAAGGTATAttcagtgtgggtgtgggtgtgtgtgtgtgtgtgtttaaatagcaaattatatgtattttcataggcAATACATAGGagtaagtatttttttatgaTAAAGTAATATAGCAAACAGTTTTCAAGGTTAGAAAAATGATTACTATAAACATAATGATGAATCTGCTCTATAGTGTATTTCTCTCCTAATGTTACGTTATGTCTATGGGAGTCTGTCAATTTTCCTAGCTTATCCGAAATGCTTTACAGTAACCCCACCCATTCTTTACGATACTATGAACAGCCCCTAACAAACCAAAGAATCACCCCTCAGTATACTCCCTCCACAGCTTAACAAGTTTAACGGCAGTCCTTCACACTATACACTAAAGATAATGTAAACAAACTctttagaaataaataaataaataagtaaatacaccCTTCATGAACCCCCTAAACCCTTAAACAACCTGATGCAAAGAGATATTCCAGCGCACTTATAAATCATTCTTCCGCAGGGGGACAGTGGAGGGCCCCTGGTAAAGTTCGTGGACGGAGTATGGACGCAGGTCGGACTGGTGTCGTGGGGCATTGGGTGCGGAAAGGGCCACTACCCCGGCATCTACTCGCGGGTGTCCTCCTTCCTGCCCTGGATACGGAGGGTTAAGAAGGCCTACTAAGAGTTTCCTCCCCGTCAACACGCCTGCGATTCGCTACCCCTTTCTCCTGTCCTCTATCCCTTCCCACTTCCATCTCCTTGTCTCTTCACCCTccgttttctattcctcttcctgaTAGCGGTCAGTTctcattttgttttttatttgtctgtttattttttttcaataattttgtgtttttttctaccttccaAACTTCCAgtgtcactttttttattttctgaatcgtctctcttttctctgtccCATTTCGCCTCCGTCTGCATATCTCAGGATGCTCAATAATCAAGAAGGGCATGTTCACCGCTGTACATTTATATACAAACAATCTGGCTGTATGTGATCACTTGTGGGAAGGCCGAGTAACAGACTTTGACAGAGCAGTTATAGAAATTATAGCAAAAGAAAATTACAGCATTCCAGAGACAACACAATGAAATATATAGCAAATCACTGAAAATTGTTTTCAACGAGCATAATGAAACAGCAGTGATTCCTTGCCTACATGATTTTAAGAAAAAGAAATGTCAATCGGAAACTTCGCTGACTATCCCATGTAACAAAATGTAGTGTTGAgctaaataaaattaaaaaataaaaataactgctGCACCACTAAGAAATAATTACGGGAAAATATTTGTTGCATCTTGGGCACAATATGTATTCCTTTCACTCATGATTAGCCAATATCCTCATTTCAGAGAGCAGAAAATTTTGTTACTGTACATTGTATCTATGGTAAGCTCAAAAGGGTGTCTGTGCAATGTTAGCAATCAACGGAAGTTAGTTGACGTTACTTCCCTGTTGAACAACACGCCCCAAACTTCCCCAATTACTCAAGCTGAATGTAATAAAATGAAACGGTAAATATCCTTTGCGTATTCTTGAACACTCCTTGGGCACCGGTAtgatagtagtaacagtagtagcctTCTTATATAAATCCCTAACATGCCGAATCGCATCGAATATACACATGCAAGCACACGGAAAACAAACATATACCAGACACCATAGGCAGATCATATTCGAACGAACACTTGCCTTTAAAATACTTATAATTTATGTCGTTCCAGGCACATAAAAAGACAACTGACTTTGTAAGTGCAAATAAAAGGTATTTTATTCATGGCATATAAATCACAGGTAATATTCGAAACAGCCTGCTGTATTGTGCTACTTCGAATATTACCCATGTGATTTACATGCAATAAATTATTAAAACATCTTTTATTTCCACTTACATAACTAGATGTTTTTTATGTATACGTGAAATGAGATGAAGCTTATTAATTAAAGATTTTTGTTCGTTGGCGTTTGATCTGACGGGTTTTTTTCATATAAGCTTGTCTTCCATGTGCTTGTGTGGTATATCATCTATGCAAATCGGCATATTTGGGATTTATAAAAAGGTGTGAGGGTTCTTAGTATATATAAACATTCGGGTCTATTACTGAAGAACTAGTTTGAATATTAAGGGGGGTTGTAAAATctcaaatcccatgttaaattccttatgttctaagtgtaactcctcccttatttatgggccgatttctttcattcaaaaagcattttaGTCAGGCAGGATGGGAGATTAACGATTGCAATCGTTTGGTATTATACGATAGTAAAACTTTTTTTTAAGTTCgacgaaatgataaaaaaaattttgacaaatatttttcaaaaatcaaaatcaacttcaaacaatagtttcgACAGCAAACCCTATTCCTTACATATAAtttcataagctgcagtaggAGATATGTGTATAACAAAAAGATCAAAGGAGGAGATATTTAAAGTGCAAAATCGTGGTTTTGAGAAATCAAGCGATGAAGTTGAAATATTTTTTGAATTTTAACTATTCCACCTatagggacttgaaatccacaggatatatacatcaagatatgaagaaaaagcagaCTATGGTTTCCCATACTTACTTTCATTGTGTAaacaggctgctttgtttacccaaGGTTACGTCTTTTTTACAGGGTCATAAATACATGTACTCGAATTTTACTatatttcgccatatttcaaagtaaaaaccagtgttctactgtgtaaaatcaataaaatataatgaaaagacaTTAGAGGCGGATACAAagagtattttgttggatttatgaaaaaaaatatgattataTCGATTTTTCacggataaatataaaaatataatagtgAGTTCTAACATTTCCCTTTTTTTAGCCAGTGGTGAGAGTGAACCTAAGAGTTTCATGGCAGaccaaggaaaaaaattataaaattaaaAAGGGGTGAAAACATGGATTGCAGCCCGTAGCGCCGAGGCGGAAACTCATTGCAGCACGTTGCattgcatgttgcataccactgtattatttattcatcagattcattcatataccaaaagaaagaaaaattcacTGAATTTTATATATAAgccaaaaatataaaatattattTTTTCCAGGACGACCATTTAcaatccccccaccccccaccccttaaAACACATAGCCAATGATATCAGACACGTCAATATTCAACCAGTCCTGAGCTACAATGCGCATGTGCAACGTCTGTCAAAACTCATGCTTTGTGGATGGAGCTATGAAATGCAACCGAATATATCCTGCCTGCCCTGCACACTTTGGAAGCGGATCGAGTGTTGGGCTACGCTACGATTTGATGAGGCTAGGCTATCAACGGGTAATGCGTGACACCTGAGATTTATTTATTATCCAGGTTAGCTTGGATTAGGTCAGCTAAGGTTAATTTCCTTGGTTTTCCGAGACGATACTGCCCGGCATGGTTTGGAGAGAAAGACgaatcggtttttttttttttgtttttttttttttttttttttttttttttcttctggcgAGGAATTGTTCCCGCGCATTTAGGTTAGGTTGATCTAGGGTATTTACTAAATGCTCGACTTTTTTTTAAGTGGCTACTTACCAATCAGTAACCATGTCCATTATCTCTAATTTCAGGATATCTGAGGATGTTCTTTTCTCGAATAGATTTTGATGGTTTGTATGCAGTTTCTATCGTAAATTGCAAGTTCTCGCACGAGGCATGAGATTAAAAAATAGTGGTGTAGAACATAAAATGGTTAACAAATTCATAATACACATCAAAATGTCTTGATACATAAGTTTCGACCATGAAGTTCGTGAGTGACCTGATTACTTAAGCGAAAATTTACCACCTAACAAGCAAACCTAGACTAACCCACCGCAACCTTGCCAAAACCAGCCAAACTTATTAAAAAGTGACGCTATATACACTCTACAGGCCCCAGCAAtgttatgcttttttttcttctttggttcaCAGTTCATTTAATCCCGGCTGTTTTTGTAAATTAATTTCATCTGACCATGCACATCAACATT of Eriocheir sinensis breed Jianghai 21 chromosome 2, ASM2467909v1, whole genome shotgun sequence contains these proteins:
- the LOC127001365 gene encoding transmembrane protease serine 9-like — protein: MVTKALALVVLALVLNLVTGSASADREDSSLQDTRREQKAESELSSSPEASLPEGYDGPEIFIRPVNQDLPEGVEGGAAGGSARSSLERKIHKSLSCWNQASSSRGVCRLHRDCYPLLRLPNLSPKEGWVIGLYDSCPLNHEGSLVFGVCCPKDVAVSAAEPQHINEVEVTETAEVGEQADKYMLVEGRDGRRERVEEGPGLMDRSHVQFVPPRGLSLSRSPAYDWLNQFPEIITHPPSHTNMPWWTTKKPSAPAATTANSWWTSAPTTTANPWWTSAPTTTADPWWTTKPPTTTADPWWTSTTTQKPWWATTPATTTTPRPAPTSTTSPWWVPPKTTTPWWHRPQHNPEITATTTTVAPPAPPTSTQEKDPCKPGIFYSAGPDEGFRISGGVPAAPHTHPWIAALFNGPKQFCGGSLIDSTHILTAAHCVAHMSQIDIQNLRVRLGAHNLLAVERTAQEVKVSRVVRHKDYDSRKLYNDVAMLTLSNPVEYTNEVRPVCLDASGRKYNGEDVTVAGWGSMYEGGPQPSDLHKATLRVVSQPDCRNKYGPAAPGGIIESYLCAGTGGKDSCQGDSGGPLVKFVDGVWTQVGLVSWGIGCGKGHYPGIYSRVSSFLPWIRRVKKAY